The Gossypium raimondii isolate GPD5lz chromosome 2, ASM2569854v1, whole genome shotgun sequence genome segment TTCCCAATCCCACAATCCCTACACGCTTTCCCCCTAGCTGTGATTGCATATTTTGGTGTTAAATGCTAGTCATAGGTAGTTATGAAGAATAAGCCATTTCAATCAACAAATTCctaaaatttcataaactaTAAGCCTAATGTGCTATAGCAATGTCACATCATGTTGCATTCTGCTCTGAGTTGTCCTTTATTTGCAGAAACCATTGTGAAAGTGAAGATCTATACCATAAacctaaaaaagaaagatagcCCATTTAAGATCAAGAAACAGACTTTTATTTAGATTTCTTTTCATGAACCTTGGAATATCTAAAGGCTTAAATTTCCACAAGACCAAAATATCCTAAACAAATACCTTAATTTTCACAACTGGATTCCTTCACTTATATGTTAAATTCAGTTACTCTAAGGTTTTTACCTTAAAACCAAGAGGGTAGGTTTCCTTAACAGGCAACATCCGACCACGAACAAATCTATCAGCAGCAGAGATTCTTCTAAGGACATCGATCAACAACCCAACAGCACAATCCGCTACATCCTCTGCGAAGGCAGAGCTAGCATTAGTAACAACGATGCCTCGGCTTCGACAAGCAGGGAGGTCTACATGATCAAGGCCAGCACTTGTAGCCACTATCAGCTCCAAAACAGGCAGACGGTCGAGAAACTCGGCGGAAACTAGGGCGGGGCCCATAGTCATGAGAGCTCTTATGGAGGGAGCATGACGGGCCAGAAAGGAGTCGTACGGCTCAGGCGACTCGTAAGGGTCCAGGACATGGAATTGAGAACGTAAATGGTCTCCAAAAGGAAGGATGAATGAGGGTGGACGATGAAGGAAGACTACAGGTAGCTCTTCGGGTTGTTGGGCTTCTTTGTCGGCCATGGTTGGGTAGGAGAGGATTAAGTGATGACTcccaagtttcaaaagaaaaaaaaaaaagagtatagTTTTGTTTCGTATTATGTGGTCAACATCATCGCAttcatttattgaattttaggtagggataaaattatataaacttcTGATTCCATTTTATTCctgataaattatatttttcttcctaactttagtatttttaattaatttttttagta includes the following:
- the LOC105789175 gene encoding glyoxylate/hydroxypyruvate reductase HPR3, with amino-acid sequence MADKEAQQPEELPVVFLHRPPSFILPFGDHLRSQFHVLDPYESPEPYDSFLARHAPSIRALMTMGPALVSAEFLDRLPVLELIVATSAGLDHVDLPACRSRGIVVTNASSAFAEDVADCAVGLLIDVLRRISAADRFVRGRMLPVKETYPLGFKLGGKRVGIVGLGSIGSEVAKRLSAFGCTIAYTSRNKKQSVPFLFYANVRDLAANSDVLVLCCALTKETYHLVNKDVMVALGKEGVIINVGRGSLINEKELVQCLVGGEIGGAGLDVYENEPNVPKELFGLDNVVLSPHSAGGTPEGFEAVLQLTVGNLRAFFSNKPLVSEVSNE